In a single window of the Ferrimicrobium sp. genome:
- a CDS encoding phage tail protein, which translates to MSYRVDFERVSTIGLESSPVANALAGLRANEARYFKNKYNYDFVVEPASEAGETIRRVQRILKEERDIVIASEPLEACTSNVDTIRWDHVFYESGLAINVMYTIDDPKRRAVGFKLSEGMDIPDELASRFKFARQRSKLAGTIRGSFFVVKGEY; encoded by the coding sequence ATGTCGTACCGAGTCGATTTCGAGAGAGTGTCCACCATTGGGTTGGAGTCATCGCCGGTTGCTAATGCGCTTGCGGGACTGCGCGCGAACGAAGCGCGCTATTTCAAGAACAAGTACAACTATGACTTTGTAGTAGAGCCGGCAAGCGAAGCAGGTGAGACCATACGTAGGGTGCAGCGAATTCTTAAGGAGGAACGGGACATCGTGATCGCCTCTGAGCCGCTCGAGGCCTGCACCTCGAATGTCGACACCATCAGATGGGACCACGTCTTCTACGAGAGTGGTCTTGCGATCAACGTGATGTATACCATCGATGATCCGAAGAGGCGGGCGGTTGGCTTCAAGCTCTCAGAGGGAATGGACATTCCAGACGAACTCGCTTCCCGATTTAAGTTCGCTCGGCAGAGATCGAAACTCGCTGGCACCATTCGTGGTTCCTTTTTTGTCGTCAAGGGCGAGTACTAA
- a CDS encoding Fic family protein yields MHNLHQLRPLPSETSRSLADALRVRITYTSNAIEGNHLTLAETQVVLEGITVGGKPLRDHLEAIDHAEAWDAMIRWSQSDQPLTPWLLRSLHALVLCRSQPGEAGHYREVPVAISGSTLIPPDPLSVPGEVDDLFAQWHQSEGHPVAIGAEMHARLMAIHPFADGNGRTGRLLLNLWLLRHEYLPALLEPTDRLQYYAALSSADRGDTNPIIEVVAHGVARTLTVYEEVLHLSHVAKPPHSHL; encoded by the coding sequence ATGCACAATCTTCACCAGCTACGTCCATTGCCCTCAGAAACCAGCCGTTCCCTTGCAGACGCGCTCAGAGTACGCATCACCTACACATCCAACGCTATTGAGGGCAATCATCTCACGCTCGCTGAGACGCAGGTGGTACTTGAAGGCATCACCGTGGGAGGGAAACCCCTGCGCGATCATCTAGAGGCGATTGACCACGCAGAAGCCTGGGATGCGATGATCCGGTGGTCACAATCCGATCAACCGCTTACTCCCTGGCTCTTGCGGTCACTTCATGCGCTGGTGTTGTGTCGATCACAACCCGGTGAAGCCGGGCACTACCGCGAGGTGCCTGTAGCAATCTCGGGTAGCACACTCATTCCACCTGATCCTCTATCTGTTCCGGGCGAGGTTGACGATTTGTTTGCACAGTGGCACCAATCAGAGGGACATCCTGTTGCGATTGGTGCCGAGATGCACGCACGACTGATGGCGATACATCCCTTCGCCGACGGCAATGGCCGTACTGGTCGATTGCTTCTCAACCTCTGGCTGCTGCGCCATGAGTATCTGCCTGCCTTGTTAGAACCTACGGACCGACTCCAATACTACGCTGCCTTATCGTCAGCGGACCGGGGCGATACGAACCCGATTATCGAGGTCGTAGCCCATGGTGTGGCGCGGACGCTGACAGTGTATGAAGAGGTGCTTCACTTGTCTCACGTTGCGAAGCCACCACATTCACACCTGTGA